TTGGCGGAGGGATCACGGTCCGACATTCCCAGAAAAGGGGGAGCGCCATGGACGAGATGACGATTCCCGAGCTGAGACGAAGGGCGAACCACGTACGCCAGCACGTGCTGGAGATGATCCATGCCGGCGGCTCCGGCCATCCCGGCGGTAGTCTCTCCGCAGTGGACTTTGTCGTCGCCCTGTACTTCCGCCAGTTGAGGTTCCACCCCGAAGATCCAAAATGGCCCGACCGGGACCGCGTGTACTGGTCTAAGGGCCACGTCGCCCCGCTGATCTACACCATCAACCATGAGGCCGGGTACATTCCCGAAGGCGAACTGTGCACCCTCCGGCAACTGGGCAGCGTCCTCCAGGGCCATCCGGCGGCGGACAAGTGCCCATGTCTCGAAGTTTCATCCGGCTCCCTGGGACAGGGCCTGTCGGTTGCCGTCGGCGCCGCGCTGGGTCTGAGGATGGACGGCTCAGATGCCCGCGTCTACTGCATCATGGGCGACGGAGAGCAACAGGAGGGGCAGATCTGGGAGGGCGTAATGAGCGCCGCCCATTTCGGCCTGGACAATCTCTGCGGCATCGTGGACGTGAACCGTCTGCAGATCGACGGGTTCACGAAGGATGTCATGAACATCGACCCGCTCCCAGACAAGTACCGTGCCTTCAACTGGAATGTTGTGGAGTTCGATGGTCACGATATGGAGGCTTGCGTGGACGCCTTTGATGCAGCGAAGGCTCATAAAGGCGGCCCCACGGTGCTTCTGGCCCATACCGTGAAAGGCAAGGGCGTGTCGTTCATGGAGAATGTTGCCGACTGGCACGGCAAGTGCCCGAACGCAGAGGAGCTTGCGTTGGCGCTGCAGGAGCTCCGGGAACAGGAGGCAGCCCTGTGACCAGAATCGCCTCTCACCTTGCGTACCGATACGGGACCAAGCTGGACGAGAAGCCCACCCGGGACGGTTACGGGGAGGCGCTGGTGGACCTTGGCCACTCAAACCCGAATGTTGTAGTCATGGACGCGGACCTGGCCAAGTCAACGCGCACCGAGTGGTTCTGGAAGCAGTTTCCGGAGCGGTTTTTCGACGCGGGGATCGCCGAACAGAATATGCTCTGCATGTGCGCGGGGCTTGCCTGCACCGGGAAGATCCCCTTTGCCAGCACCTACGGCGTCTTCGTGGCAGGCCGTGCCTGGGATCAGATTCGCACAACGATCTGCTACACGAATCTGAACGTGAAAATCGGCGGCGCGCACGGCGGGATTTCAGTTGGCCCGGATGGCGCAACCCACCAGGCATTGGAGGAGATAGCACTCATGCGGGTGCTGCCGAACATGACAGTGCTCTCTCCCGCCGACTACCTGCAGACCCGCCGCTGCGTGCACCTGGCAGCGGAGATGCATGGGCCGGTCTACATCCGCTTCGGGCGCGAGCCGATCCCGATCATCACGACCGATGACACCCCCCTGGAACTGGGGAAGGGCGATGTGTACCGCGACGGTTCGGACGCGTCGATTATCGCCACCGGTCCCATGGTCAAGATAGCCCTGGACGCGGCCGAGGAACTGGCCCAGGAGGGGCTGGACGTGCGAGTGATCAATATCCACACGATCAAGCCCATCGACGCCGAGATCATCGAGCAGGCCGCGCGCGAGACCGGGGCCATCGTCACCGCCGAGGAGCACCAGGTTATGGCAGGCTTCGGCAGCGCGGTCGCAGAAGTCGTGGTACAGCGATACCCGGTGCCAATGGGGTTCATCGGCATCCAGGACCGGTTCGGCGAATCCGGCCAACCCGAGGAACTCATGGACGTCTTTGGACTCATGCCACGCGACATCAAGGCGGCAATCAGACAGGTCCTGGAGCGAAAAGGTTAGCAGGGACGGAGGGAGCGCACGTCCGGCAAAGGGACCGGCACCCCACGCGAGCGTGTGTTGGAGCCGGTCCCCTCTGCTGGATGCCGTGCAGGACCGTGGTGGGCGGGCAAGTGAGGCAAACGCAATGGACGCGGGTTACGAGTTCGTCGAGCACACCGCGGATTACGCCATCAGGGTCTGGGCCGAGGATTTCCCAGGGCTCATCGAGAAAGCGCTGGAAGGTCTGATCCACCTCATGGCCGACGTTGAGGGACTCTCGGGCCGGGAAGCCCGCCTATTCGAGGTCTCCGGCGAGAGCCGCGAGCAGGTGCTCGTGCGGGCCCTCAGGGAACTCCTTCTGCTCGAGGATGACGGTCTGCTCCCGGTAAGAGCCCAGGTCATCGCAGCCACTGACAACGAGGCCCATTTCGAAGTGAGTTGCATGCCCCTGGACGAAGTTCGCGACCGCCTGGAAGCGGGCGTCAAAGCGGTCACGTACCACGACCTGCACATCAGGCAGACGATTGAGGGGCTGGCCGTGGACATCGTGTTCGACACCTGAGCGGACTACTATGTGTCGGAGCGCCCGTCCTCTTCCGCGCCCCCGATGAACTTGAACCCCACCTGCCAGTCCAGAGGTTGGTCCCCAAAGTGCAATCGGACCCCGATGATCAGGCAAGACGAACGCGCGTCCTTCGCGATCCACAAGCCGCGCGGGTCTGCGACCTGAAGGCCCGGCGGGGCGATGATGAACACGTTCCCGCACTCCCCTGCCGGACGACTCGCAGTCCCTGAAAGCGTCATCGTGTCATCGTTCCAGGCCACGCCGGACAGCTCGAACTGCCCCTGCTGGGTGTGCATGTCGGTGGATAAGACCCACGGATGCGGTAGTACTTCGCG
This region of Armatimonadota bacterium genomic DNA includes:
- a CDS encoding transketolase; this encodes MDEMTIPELRRRANHVRQHVLEMIHAGGSGHPGGSLSAVDFVVALYFRQLRFHPEDPKWPDRDRVYWSKGHVAPLIYTINHEAGYIPEGELCTLRQLGSVLQGHPAADKCPCLEVSSGSLGQGLSVAVGAALGLRMDGSDARVYCIMGDGEQQEGQIWEGVMSAAHFGLDNLCGIVDVNRLQIDGFTKDVMNIDPLPDKYRAFNWNVVEFDGHDMEACVDAFDAAKAHKGGPTVLLAHTVKGKGVSFMENVADWHGKCPNAEELALALQELREQEAAL
- a CDS encoding transketolase family protein translates to MDEKPTRDGYGEALVDLGHSNPNVVVMDADLAKSTRTEWFWKQFPERFFDAGIAEQNMLCMCAGLACTGKIPFASTYGVFVAGRAWDQIRTTICYTNLNVKIGGAHGGISVGPDGATHQALEEIALMRVLPNMTVLSPADYLQTRRCVHLAAEMHGPVYIRFGREPIPIITTDDTPLELGKGDVYRDGSDASIIATGPMVKIALDAAEELAQEGLDVRVINIHTIKPIDAEIIEQAARETGAIVTAEEHQVMAGFGSAVAEVVVQRYPVPMGFIGIQDRFGESGQPEELMDVFGLMPRDIKAAIRQVLERKG
- a CDS encoding archease yields the protein MDAGYEFVEHTADYAIRVWAEDFPGLIEKALEGLIHLMADVEGLSGREARLFEVSGESREQVLVRALRELLLLEDDGLLPVRAQVIAATDNEAHFEVSCMPLDEVRDRLEAGVKAVTYHDLHIRQTIEGLAVDIVFDT